A part of Anolis sagrei isolate rAnoSag1 chromosome 3, rAnoSag1.mat, whole genome shotgun sequence genomic DNA contains:
- the ZBBX gene encoding zinc finger B-box domain-containing protein 1, protein MNVNDFVILPGSKTGVSVKLKAKSMRELQLEKVRLELENQEMEKKLQQLQSNMSREKQEREQANKYHWKSGQAGVSLQPQLLSQNKENVGKVSSGKVKLRVLKEQIQVREPAKQTPAHKLVNVSTTEKPKIKGKPCGQCEMKAALLVCLECGEDYCPACFARVHQKGALKLHRTTSIKTTTRVPIGKLEAAQNFLKTTDTEQSNGGINNEQNKETKDMLEDTLHLPSPLQKMPTCNIEEASRVPSEIRSDSQSGGSLFDGTYDEEESAKSFQEALNQWRNRCCSQKSKEERSCQVGSENSGTCQVQTSPPLVKKPIEIEFKEDSLKYMERLLIKKHRRTPVDKLPDSIIADELKLEKTLPNETPDSWVGEDEEDEDEIASVHFAAEEMKKYWTDVFIKEEPQIDLVNSEPSLKIKILEDAYQVETEESTNFVVMEAGSDELIDSSGAMSKSHKTEPDIFLAQASNITTRSPISSSVRSEKCLTFLHNKCEETLTARTPFSRFERTEDACGCSGAEEMLPSTPLKRAITKEKCAKKKKRSSCMSSEQTFSPLKLAPAESFAAVELPKDCKTPMELNEASPLAMKSSVFLKVAQREKPIHHPYQGLEGFFTVGTSCQQVMMDSFPSPYIGRHSTSSNISFSGMEKWMKHLSLSECADECVVQDVLKIEQTRPLSRCGRQSPSPGASLSVLSMGSASPRPFSANIPIKYTFCASSVLEAWPKSPDSLPLSRAASEISEIEGIDISEHDDPSWEYSIDQKALADLEDELQSNSDPWEKLNGLTSDDFNRHSKMTYQNLLDFHNNHEINNYSKGDAIRMYDESHTDDEEDQRDKQEVIELH, encoded by the exons ACAAGCAAATAAATATCATTGGAAGTCAGGTCAGGCTGGTGTGAGTTTACAACCGCAGCTGTTGtcacaaaacaaagaaaatgttGGAAAG GTTTCTTCAGGAAAAGTAAAACTGAGAGTCCTCAAAGAACAAATTCAAG TTCGAGAACCGGCTAAACAGACACCTGCACATAAAttggtgaatgtttcaacaacCGAAAAGCCTAAAATTAAGGGAAAGCCATGTGGTCAATGTGAAATGAAGGCTGCACTATTG GTGTGCTTGGAGTGTGGAGAAGACTACTGTCCTGCCTGCTTTGCCAGGGTACACCAGAAGGGGGCACTGAAGCTCCATAGAACAACCTCTATCAAG ACAACGACACGTGTGCCAATTGGGAAACTTGAAGCTGCACAGAACTTCCTGAAAACAACCGATACTGAACAGTCCAATGGCGGGATAAATAATGAGCAAAATAAAGAAACCAAGGATATGTTAGAAGATACATTACACCTTCCTTCACCTTTACAAAAAATGCCAACATGTAATATTGAG GAAGCTTCTAGAGTACCTTCTGAGATTAGGTCTGACAGCCAGAGTGGTGGGTCTTTATTTGATGGTACTTATGATGAAGAAGAATCAGCAAAGTCTTTTCAAGAAGCTCTAAATCAGTGGAGAAATAGATGTTGTTCTCAGAAATCTAAGGAAGAACGTTCTTGTCAAGTTGGTTCAG AAAATTCAGGTACTTGTCAGGTGCAGACAAGTCCTCCACTTGTGAAAAAACCTattgaaattgaattcaaagAAGATAGTTTGAAATATATGGAAAGATTATTGATTAAGAAGCACAGAAG AACTCCAGTTGATAAATTACCAGATAGCATTATAGCAGATGAACTGAAACTTGAAAAAACATTGCCAAATGAAACTCCTGATAGTTGGGtgggagaagatgaagaagacGAAGATGAAATAGCAAGTGTACATTTTGCAG ctgaagaaatgaagaaatattGGACAGATGTTTTTATAAAAGAAGAGCCTCAGATTGACCTTGTGAATTCTGAGCCGTCTTTGAAAATCAAAATTCTTGAAGAT GCTTACCAAGTGGAGACAGAAGAGTCTACTAATTTTGTAGTAATGGAAGCTGGATCTGATGAGTTGATTGATAGCAG TGGTGCCATGTCAAAAAGCCATAAAACTGAACCAGACATTTTTCTGGCACAAGCTAGCAATATTACCACAAGGTCACCTATTTCTTCTTCAGTAAGAAGTGAAAAGTGTTTAACTTTTCTTCATAATAAATGTGAAGAAACTTTAACAG CAAGAACACCTTTTTCTCGGTTTGAAAGAACTGAAGATGCTTGCGGCTGTTCCGGTGCAGAAGAAATGCTTCCCAGCACCCCTTTAAAAAGAGCTATAACGAAAGAAAAGTGtgccaagaaaaaaaagagaagctCTTGCATGTCATCTGAGCAAACATTTAGTCCTCTCAAATTGGCTCCTGCTGAATCTTTTGCTGCAGTGGAATTGCCCAAGGACTGCAAGACACCCATGGAGTTGAATGAAGCTTCACCACTTGCTATGAAGTCCTCAGtg TTCTTAAAGGTAGCCCAGAGGGAAAAGCCTATTCATCATCCATATCAAGGACTTGAAGGATTTTTTACTGTGGGTACAAGCTGCCAGCAGGTTATGATGGACTCATTTCCTTCTCCATATATAGGGAGGCATTCTACAAGCAGCAACATTTCATTCTCAG GGATGGAAAAGTGGATGAAACACTTAAGCTTAAGTGAATGTGCTGATGAGTGTGTTGTGCAAGATGTCTTGAAAATTGAGCAGACCAGACCATTAAGTAGATGCGGAAGACAAAGCCCAAGCCCTGGAGCTTCTCTTTCAGTCTTATCCATGG GAAGTGCTTCTCCAAGACCCTTTTCTGCAAACATTCCCATTAAGTACACTTTTTGTGCTTCTTCAGTCCTCGAGGCATGGCCCAAAAGCCCAGATAGCTTGCCTTTATCTCGAGCTGCttctgaaatttcagaaattgaAGGCATTGATATCAGTGAGCATGATGATCCTTCTTGGGAGTACAGTATCGATCAAAAAGCCTTAGCAGATTTAGAAGACGAATTGCAAAGTAACTCAG ATCCTTGGGAAAAACTGAATGGCTTAACTTCTGATGACTTCAACAGACATTCAAAGATGACATATCAAAACCTTCTTGATTTCCATAATAACCATGAAATAAATAACTACAGCAAAGGTGATGCTATAAG AATGTATGATGAAAGCCATACAGATGATGAGGAAGACCAAAGGGACAAGCAGGAGGTGATAGAATTACATTGA